GCAGCACCTGACCGGCGACGATGCGGAAGGGGCGCAGCGCCTCCTGGTACCGGAACACGAGCAGGTTCTGGCCGACCGCGGCGGCGGCCTGCTGGGTCGCCAGGTCGGTCGGGCGCGAATCCAGCGCGAGCACCGGGATGCCGGTGGCGATCGCCCCCGACGAGACGAGGATGATCTCCGCACCGCGACGGTGCGCGGACGAGAGCGCCTGCACGATCATCGGGATGCGCCAGGAGGCCTCACCGCTGATCGAGGACGAGCCGACCTTCACGACGATGCGCGACGCGGACGCGAGTTCCGCGCGGGAGCGCGCCGTCATTCCTCGTCCTCGCGGGATGCGCGGCGCTGCTCCTCGAGTTCGGCGCGGGCGGCGGCCTTCGCATCCATCCGCTCGTGGTAGTGTTCACGGCGCTCGGACGTGGTGCGGCGGCTGCTGCCGCCGATGCGGACGTCGGTGCCGCGGGGCGAGGTCATCAGCTCAGCAGTCGAGGCGATCGAGGGCTCCCAGTCGAACACGACGCTGTTGTCGCCGGTGCCGATCATCACGGTCGCCCCGGGGACGGCCCCGGCCTTCAGCAGCGCATCCTCGACGCCGAGCCGCTCGAGGCGGTCGCCGAGGTAGCCCACGGCCTCTTCGTTCTGGAAGTCGGTCTGCTGCACCCAGCGCACCGGCTTCTCGCCGAGCACGCGGTACACGTTGCCGTAGGTGCCGCCCTCGACGCGGATGGTGAACTGCGCCTCCGCGCCCTTGGGCCGGATGACCACTCGTTCGCGCGGCATCTCGACGGCCGAGGCGGCACGGTGCTCGTCGACCAGCTCGGCCAGCGCGAAGCTCAGCGCGCGCAGACCCTCACGGGACACCGTGGAGATCTCGAACACGCGGAAGCCGCGGGCCTCGATGTCGGGGCGCACCAGCTCGGCAAGATCACGCGCCTCGGGCACGTCGACCTTGTTCAGGGCGACGAGCTGCGGGCGCTCGAGCAGCGGCGGCTGCCCCTCGGGCACCTCGTACGCGGCCAGCTCGGCGAGGATGACGTCGAGGTCGGACAGCGGGTCGCGGCCGGGCTCGAGCGTGGCGCAGTCGAGCACGTGCAGCAGGGCGCTGCAGCGTTCGACGTGACGCAGGAACTCCAGGCCCAGCCCCTTGCCCTCGCTGGCGCCCTCGATGAGGCCGGGCACGTCGGCGACGGTGTAGCGGCTGTCACCGGCCTGCACGACGCCGAGGTTGGGGTGCAGCGTCGTGAACGGGTAGTCGGCGATCTTCGGCCGTGCGGCCGACATCGCCGCGATCAGGCTCGACTTGCCGGCGGACGGGTATCCGACCAGGGCGACATCGGCGACGGTCTTCAGCTCGAGCTGCACCGCGCCTTCGTATCCGGGTGTGCCGAGCAGCGCGAATCCGGGCGCCTTGCGCTTGGGCGAGGCGAGGGCCGCGTTGCCGAGGCCTCCGCGGCCGCCCTCGGCGACGACGTAGCGCTCCCCCGGCGTGAGCATGTCATGCAGCACCTCGCCGTCGGCGGACTTGACCACGGTGCCCAGCGGAACAGGCAGTTCGAGGGTCTCGCCGTCGGCACCGGAGCGGTGGTCGCCCATGCCGAACCCGCCGTTGCCGCTGCTGCGGTGCGGCGAGTGGTGGTACGACAGCAGCGTCGTGACCTGCGGATCGGCGACGAGCACGATGTCGCCGCCGTCGCCGCCCTTGCCGCCGTCCGGGCCGCCGAGCGGCTTGAACTTCTCACGGCGGACCGAGACGCAGCCGTTGCCGCCCTTGCCGGCACGCAGGTGCAGCGTGACGTTGTCGACGAACGTGACCATTGCCTGCTCCTCTGTGGAATACGCAGACGGGGCGAGCCGAAGCCCGCCCCGTCCGTGTGGTGCTGCTGCGCTTACTGCGCGGCAGCGACGATGTTGACGACCTTGCGGCCGCCCTTCTTGCCGAACTCGACAGCGCCCGCCTCGAGGGCGAACAGCGTGTCGTCGCCGCCACGGCCGACGCCTGCGCCGGGGTGGAAGTGCGTGCCGCGCTGACGGACGAGGATCTCGCCGGCGTTGACGGTCTGACCGCCGAAGCGCTTCACGCCGAGTCGCTGTGCGTTGGAGTCACGACCGTTGCGGGTCGAGCTCGCGCCCTTCTTGTGTGCCATGTCCTGAGCCTCTTCCGTGCTTACTTGATGCCGGTGATCTTGACGCGCGTGAGCTCCTGGCGGTGGCCCTGGCGCTTCTTGTAGCCGGTCTTGTTCTTGTACTTCTGGATGATGATCTTCGGGCCGCGCAGGTCGCCGAGGACCTCAGCGGTGACCTTGACCTTCGCCAGCTTGTCGGCGTCGGTGGTCACCGTGGCACCGTCGACGAGAAGCACGGCGGGAAGCTCGATCTTCTCGCCCTGGGCAGCCTGAACACGGTCGAGCTGAACGATCGTGCCGACCTCGACCTTCTCCTGCCGACCACCGGCGCGCACTACTGCGTAAACCACTTCATACCTGTTTCGTTGGGGAGCGGATCGCTCCGGGAATCTCACGGGAAGACTGTTGCTTGCGTACGCCGCCCGAGCGACGGGTGCGGACGCAAGACTTCTCCTGCGACCGGGGCAGCCGGCAGGGGTCTCGCACCAAAGGACAACTTTACCGGATGCGGGGCGATGCCGCAAAGCGAGCCGGGGAGCGTGTCATCGTCCTAGGATCACGGCATGACCGTTCTCGTCGACGACCCCATCTGGCCGGCGCACGGACGGCTGTGGGCGCATATGGTCAGCGACGAGAGCCTCGCCGAGCTGCATGCCTTCGCCGCAGCCCAGAATCTGCCGCCGCGAGCGTTCGACCGCGACCACTACGACGTCCCGGAGGACGCCCTGCCGCGGCTCCTCGCCGCCGGCGCGCAGCGCGTGGGCGGCAAGGAGCTCACGAGACGGCTGATCGCCTCAGGACTGCGCGTCCCCGCCCGTGATCGGCGTTGAGGTCGTTCCGGCGGATCCGGCGGTCAGCATCGCGGTGGTCACCCTGCGCCGGTTGCGTCCCTGACCCGGGGCCTTCGGCTCGGGCAGCGCATCGAGCACCGAGTCGAGCAGCTGCTCGGCCTCGGTCTTCGGACCGCGCCTGTCGCCACCGCGCTTCTTGCGGCTCTTCTTCGGGCGGTCCGAGGCCGGCGCCTCCGCCGGCTCGGCGTCGGCGACGGCGACCGGCGTCTCACCGGTCACCGGGGCGATGGTGGATGCCGCGATCGCGGCCAGCGCCGACTTGGCGCCCTCCGTGATGCTGTGCGTGCCGTTGGACGGTGCAGGGGCCTGCTGCGAAGGTGCGGGGGCCTGCTGGGAGGACGACGAGGACGAGGAAGACCCGCGCGAGCGACGCCCCCCCTGGTTCGAGCTCGGACCGCCGCGGTGCTTCACGACCGGGTCGTGGTGCACGATGATGCCGCGACCGGCGCACACCTCGCAGGGCTCGCTGAAGGTCTCGAGCAGGCCGAGTCCCAGCTTCTTGCGCGTCATCTGCACGAGTCCGAGCGAGGTCACCTCGGCGACCTGGTGCTTCGTGCGGTCACGACTCAGGCACTCGACGAGGCGGCGCAGCACGAGGTCGCGGTTGGACTCGAGCACCATGTCGATGAAGTCGACGACGATGATGCCGCCGATGTCGCGCAGGCGCAGCTGCCGGACGATCTCCTCGGCCGCCTCGAGGTTGTTCTTGGTGACCGTCTCTTCGAGGTTGCCGCCCGAGCCGACGAACTTGCCGGTGTTGACGTCGACGACGGTCATCGCCTCGGTGCGGTCGATGACCAGCGAGCCACCCGAGGGCAGCCAGACCTTGCGGTCGAGCGCCTTCTCGATCTGCTCGGTGATCCGGTACGCGTCGAACGGGTCGGTCTCGTCGGTGTACGTCTCGACGCGCTCGAGCAGGTCGGGGGCGACGCTCTCGAGGTAGCCGCTGATGGTGCGGTGCGCGTCCTCACCCTGGATCAGCATCCGGGTGAAGTCCTCGTTGAAGACGTCGCGGACGATCTTGACGAGCAGGTCGGGCTCGGCGTGCAGCAGAGCCGGGGCCTGCTGGGTCTGCACGAGCTTCTGAATGTGCTCCCACTGCGAGGTCAGGCGCTGCACGTCACGGGTGAGCTGCTCCTCAGTGGCCCCCTCGGCCGCGGTGCGGACGATGACACCGGATGACTCGGGCAGCACCTCCTTGAGGATGCGCTTGAGCCGCGCGCGCTCGTTGTCGGGCAGCTTGCGCGAGATGCCGTTCATCGAGCCGCCTGGCACGTACACGAGGTAGCGGCCGGGCAGCGAGATCTGGCTGGTGAGGCGGGCGCCCTTGTGCCCGACCGGGTCCTTGGTGACCTGCACGAGCACGCGGTCGCCGGGCTTGAGGGCCAGCTCGATGCGGCGGGGCTGGTTGCCGGTCTCGACGCCGTCCCAGTCGACCTCGCCCGAGTACAGCACGGCGTTGCGGCCGCGGCCGATGTCGACGAAGGCTGCTTCCATGCTCGGCAGCACGTTCTGCACGCGGCCGAGGTACACGTTGCCGATCAGCGATGCGTCCTGGTTGCGGGCGACGTAGTGCTCGACGAGCACGTTGTCCTCGAGCACGCCGATCTGGGTGCGGCCGTTCTTGGCGCGCACGACCATCATGCGGTCGACGGCCTCACGGCGGGCGAGGAACTCGGCCTCGGTGACCACGGGGCGGCGGCGGCCGGCATCGCGGCCGTCGCGGCGGCGCTGCTTCTTCGCCTCCAGTCGGGTGGAGCCCTTGATCGCCTTCGGCTCGGTGATGTACTCGACGGTGCGCTGACGCTGACGCGGCTCTTCGCGATCGTCGCTCTCGGAACCGCGGCGACGGCGGCCGCGGCGGGCCGAGGACGACCCGCGGTCGTCCTCATCGTCGTCGTCATGGGATGCCGCGGGCAGCGGCACGACCTCGGGCGCATAGAAGTGCAGCTGGGTCGACACCCGCGAGACGAACACCTCGGGCAGCAGACCGAGGCTGACCGCGGTCAGCGCCTGCGGCTCCTCCGGCTCGGATGCTGCCGGCTCGGGGGCCGGCTCGGACGCGGGCTCTGGGCCCGAGTCCTCGGCATCCGTGGCCGCGACCTGGGTCCCTGAGCCTGTCGAAGGGCCCTCCGCCGGAGTCTCGGCATCCGTCGTCACCGGCTCGGCCGGGGCCTGCTCCGGCGCGGTCTCGGCCGGCGCGGTCTCAGCCGGCGCGGCGTCCGTCTCCTCGGTCGCAGGAGCCTCGGCTACCGGCTGCGCCGGGGTCGCGTCGAGGGTAGGGGTCGTGTTGTCATCGTTCTCATCGGCCATCTCTGGCTTACTCCCTGCGCGGGCACTGGGTGCGCCGCGGAAACTCGTGCGGCGAAACAGCAGCCGCGAACTCATTCGGCATGCGATCCGCTCGAAGGCTGAACCGCGTGGGGCGTACGGCCCCGAAGTCTTGACGATGCGATCGCGAAGGCTCGCGATGACATCTCCTGCCATTATCGCACCTCACCGGCCCCGCCGCGGCATCCGCTCATCCGGCGCGCCAGTCGCTCATACCGCGCCCATAGCCGGCGCTGGGATAATCACGCCATGACCGCGCAGCGCACTCGTCACATCGGATACGGGATCTGGCTCATCGTCGCGAGCCTGGTGGGCTGGTGGGCCGCCTTCCAGCTGACGGTCGAGAAGTTCTTCCTGCTCGAGAACCCCGACGGGCAGAGCAGCTGCTACGTCAGCGTGATGCTGCAGTGCGACAAGAATCTCGGCTCGTGGCAGGGCGAGGCGTTCGGCTTCCCGAACCCGCTCATCGGCCTGACCGGCTGGATGGCCGTGCTCGTGATGGGTGTCGCGGTGCTGGCCGGGGTGCGCTTCGCGCGCTGGTTCTGGGCGCTGTTCGGCCTCGGGATCCTCGGCGCGTTCGCCTTCATCTGCTGGCTGATCGGCCAGAGCATCTTCGTGCTGTTCGTGCTGTGCCCGTGGTGCATGGTGACCTGGGCCGTGACCATCCCGACCTTCATCGCCACTGCCGTGCACCTGGTGCGCAACGGCACGCTCACGAAGTCGCCGAAGGCCCGTCAGCGGGCGGACCGGCTGATGGCCTGGGTGCCGCTCATGTCGATCCTCGCCTACGCGATCGTGATCGCGATGGCACAGCTGGCCGGGCTCGACTTCCTCGGCGAGATGGCCGGGCTGCTGTTTTGAGAATCACCCCGCGTGAATGACAGAGGGGACGTCCCGCAGGACGTCCCCTCACTCATGTGCTGAGGCTGATCAGCCGAACCAGATGCCGAGCTCGCGCGCGGCCGACTCGGGGCTGTCCGAGCCATGCACGAGGTTCTGCTGCACGGCCAGGCCCCAGTCGCGGCCGAAGTCGCCGCGGATGGTGCCGGGGGCGGCCGTGGTCGGGTCGGTGGTGCCGGCCAGCGAGCGGAAGCCCTCGATGACGCGGTTGCCTGCGAGGCGGATCGCCACCGACGGGCCCGACATCATGAACTCGAGCAGCGGCTCGTAGAACGGCTTGCCCTCGTGCTCGGCGTAGTGGGCGGCGAGCACCTCGCGGTCGGGCTCGACCAGCCGGATGTCGACGAGCGCGTAGCCCTTCGCTTCGATGCGGGCGAGGATCGTGCCGGTCAGACCCCGGGCGACGCCGTCGGGCTTGACCAGGACGAGGGTCTCTTCAGTGGCCATGTCATTCGCTCTCTGTGTGAGTGTCAGCGGAAGTGTGGCGGTCGTGGGAGGCCGTGTTGCGGCCCCCGCGGTCGACGCGGGCCCCCACGATCGTCGCATACGCCCACATGCCGCCGAAAATCAGCGCGACGAACGCGATGGCGGGAACGAGCACGGCGGCGGCGAGCACGAGCACCTGCAGCACCCAGCCGGCGGCGATGGCGCCCGGCCGGGCGATCGCCCCGGCGAGGACGATCATGGCGACGGCGAGCACGGCACCGCCCACCACGCCCCACCACGGCGGGATGCCGGCCGGCAGCGCCTTGAGCCCGTAGACGGTGAGCCCGGCGAGGAACACGATGATCGACTCGAAGCCCAGCACGATGGCGCCGAGCTTCTGGGTCAGCGTGCGCGGGGCACTCATGCCCGCCACCCGCTCTTCCAGTCCTCGTCCTCGGAGAGCAGGATGGCCTCCCCCGCGAGCACGATCGATCCGGCGATCACCACGGCCCGGCGCTCGGACGACGCGGCCCACTCGCGGGCGGCGTCCGCCGCCTCGGCAAGGGTGGGATGCACGCTCGCACGACGACCCCTGGCCTCGACGAGGTCGGCGATCTGATCGGCATCCGCGGCCCTGTCGGAATCCGGCGAGGTCGCGAACACCTCGGTCACCGCGGGCAGCAGGCGATCCACGATGCCGGCGGTGTCCTTGTCGGCGAACGCGCCGAGCACGAGACCCCACTCGTCGAAGTCGAAGCTGTCGCCGAGCGCCTGCGCCAGCGCCTGCGCGCCGTGCGGGTTGTGCGCGGCGTCGACAACCACGGTCGGCGCGATGCCGACCAGCTGCAACCGGCCGGGCGAGGTCGCGTTCTGCAGGCCGTCGGCGATGATGTCGCCGGCGATCGCCTGCGTGGCCCCGCCGATGAGCGACTCGACCGCGGCCACGGCCAGGGCGGCGTTGTGGCCCTGGTGCGCGCCGTACAGCGGCAGGTACTCGTCGGAGTACTCGGCGGCGAGGCCGCGCACGGTGATCAGCTGGCCGCCGACCGCGAGGGTCTGCGCGCTCAGCCCGAACTGGTCGCCCTCGAAGGCGATCGTCGCGCCCTTCTCGGCGGCGACACGGCGCAGCACGGACTCGGCCGCGGGGGCCTGCTGGGCCGAGACGACGGCGGCACCGTCCTTGATGATGCCGGCCTTGACCTCGGAGATCTCCTCGATCGTCGATCCCAGCCGGTCGGCATGGTCGAGGTCGATCGGGGCGAACACCGCCACGTCGCCGTCAGCGGTGTTGGTCGAGTCCCACGATCCGCCCATGCCGACCTCGAGCACGAGCACGTCGACCGGTGCATCGGCCGCCGCGACGAAGCCGAGTACGGTGAGCAGCTCGAAGAAGGTCAGCGGGGCGTCGCCCTCGGCCTCGAGCTCGGCGTCGACGATGTCGATGAACGGCTCGATCTCATCCCAGGCGTCAGCGACCGCGGCATCCGCGATCGGCTCGCCGTCGATCATGATCCGCTCGGTGAACCGCTTGAGGTGCGGGCTGGTGAACAGCCCGGTGCGCAACCCGTGGGCGCGCAGCAGGCTCTCGATCATCCGCGCCGTGGACGTCTTGCCGTTCGTGCCGGTGATGTGCACGACCCGGTAGGTGCGCTGCGGGTCATCGAGCAGCTCGAGGATGCGCGCGGTGCGCTCCTTGCGGGGCTGCACCCAGCGCTCCCCCGCCCGGTCGAGCAGCTTCTCGTAGACGGCGTCGGCGCGTGCGGCGTCAGACATCCGATTCCCCCTCGACGTTCGAGTCGATCGTGACGATGATCGGTGCCTTCTGCGATCCGATCGCCGTGACGCCGCTGCGGAAGACCCCGTCGCCGGGGCTGGTGACGTTCTTCACCAGCTCGTCCATCTCGTCGGTCGGCTGCACGGCGAACCCGACGGCCAGGGTCTCCCCCGCGATCAGAGCACTGTGCGCCTGCAGCGCCCCGGCGAGCTCCGGCGACACGTTGAGCGCGAGCACGATGCGGTCGCTGACATCGAGTCCCGCGTTCTTGCGGGCCTCCTGCACGACCCGGATGGCGTCGCGGGCCATGCCCTCGGCCTCGAGCTCGGGCGTGGTCTGCGTGTCCAGCAGCAGGAACCCGCCTCCCGGGACGAGGGCGAGAGCCTCCCCCTCGGGACGGCCGGTGGTCTCGAGCACCAGCTCGTACTCGCTGGGCTCGAGGACGATGCCGTCGGCGGTCACGACCCCGTCCTGCTCGGTCCAGAATCCCTCCTTGGCGGCGCGGATGACCTTCTGCACCTCCTTGCCCAGGCGCGGGCCGGCGGCGCGGGCGTTCACGCTCAGCCGGTGGCTGATGCCGTAGTCGGCGGCTGTGCTCTCGCCGAGCTGCACGAGCTCGACGGTCTTCACGTTCAGCTCCTCGCGCACGATGCCCTCGAACTGCGCCAGGTCGCCGGCGAGCGGCGAGACGACCGTGAGACGGGCCAGCGGCAGGCGCACCCGCCGCTTCTCCTTCTTGCGCAGCGCGTTGCCGACGCTGGAGAGCTCGCGCACGGCATCCATCGCGTCGCGCACGTCGTCGGCGGCGGGGAACGCCGCGGCGTCCGGCCAGTCGGTCAGGTGCACGCTGCGCCCGCCGGTCAGGCCCTGCCAGATGCGCTCGCTGATGAGCGGCACCAGCGGGGCCGCCACCCGGGTGAGGGTCTCGAGCACGGTGTAGAGCGTGTCGAACGCCTCACGGCTCTTCGGGTCGTCGGTCACGCCCGTCCAGAACCGGTCGCGCGAGCGGCGGATGTACCAGTTGGTCAGCACCTCGACGAAATCACGCAGACGAGCGGATGCCGTGGTCGAATCCAGCCCCTCCAGGTCGTCGCGCACCTCGCGGACGAGGTCGCCCAGGCGGGCCAGGATGTACCGGTCGAGCACATCGGTGGAGTCGGTGCGCCAGGTCGCCTCGTAGCCGTCGCCGGACGCATTCGCGTACGTGGCGAAGAAGTACCACGAGTTCCACAGCGGCAGCAGGAACTCGCGCACGCCGGCACGGATGCCCTCCTCGGTGACGGCGAGGTTGCCGCCGCGCAGCACCGAGCTCGACATCAGGAACCAGCGCATGGCATCCGAGCCGTCCCGGTCGAGCACCTCGCTGACGTCGGGATAGTTGCGCAGCGACTTCGACATCTTGTAGCCGTCGCTGCCGAGCACGATGCCGTGGCAGCTCACGCCGGTGAACGCCGGACGGTCGAACAGCGCGGTCGAAAGCACGTGCATGACGTAGAACCAGCCGCGCGTCTGCCCGATGTACTCGACGATGAAGTCCGCCGGCGAGTGCGAGTCGAACCACTCCTGGTTCTCGAACGGGTAGTGCACCTGCGCGTAGGGCATCGAACCCGAGTCGAACCACACGTCGAAGACGTCCTCGATGCGGCGCATCGTGGACTTGCCGGTCGGGTCGTCGGGGTTCGGACGCGTGAGGTCGTCGATGTACGGACGGTGCAGGTCGACCTCGCCCTCGGGGTTGCGCGGCAGGGTGCCGAAGTCGCGCTCGAGCTCCTCCAGCGAGCCGTACGCGTCGACGCGCGGGTACTCGGGGTCGTCGCTCTTCCAGATCGGGATCGGCGAGCCCCAGTACCGGTTGCGGCTGATCGACCAATCGCGGGCGCCTTCGAGCCACTTGCCGAACTGGCCGTGCTTGACGTTCTCCGGCACCCAGGTGATCTGCTCGTTGTTCGCGAGAAGGCGGTCCTTGATGTCGGTCACGCGGATGAACCAGCTCGACACGGCCTTGTAGATCAGGGGGTTCCGGCAGCGCCAGCAGTGCGGGTAGGAGTGCACGTAGCTCTGCTCGCGCAGCATCCGTCCCGCGGCCCGCAGCAGGCGGATCAGCGGTGTGTTGGCGTCCATCCACAGCTCGCCGGCCACGTCCGTGACGCTCGGCAGGAACCGGCCGCCGTCGTCGAGCGAGATGATCGTCGGGATGCCGGCGGCGTTGGTCACGCGCTGGTCGTCCTCGCCGTAGGCCGGCGCCTGGTGGACGATGCCGGTGCCGTCGGTGGTGGTCACGTAGTCGTCGACGAGGATGCGCCAGGCGTTCTCGGTGCCCCAGGTCTCGGCATCCGCGTAGTAGTCGAAGAGGTGGTCGTAGGCGACGTCCTCGAGCTCCTTGCCGAGGACGGACTGCTCGACCGCGGCGAGCGCCTCGTCGGCCGACTCGTAGCCGAGATCCTTGGCGTAGCCGCCGAGCAGGTCGCGGGCCAGCAGGTAGCGGTGCGCGTCGCTCTCGGCCGGGTCGTCACCGGGCACGATGTCGGCGGCGCCGTTCGGGCCGCCGGGAAGCACGACATACTCGATCTCGGGGCCGACGACGAGCGCAAGGTTGGTGGGCAGGGTCCAGGGCGTGGTCGTCCAGGCGAGGGCCCGCACGGCCGTGAGGCCGAGGGTCTCGGCCTTGACCCCGACCAGCGGGAAGGTGACGGTGACCGAGGGGTCCTGACGGTCCTTGTAGACGTCGTCGTCCATGCGCAGCTCGTGGGCGCTCAGCGGTGTCTCATCGCGCCAGCAGTACGGCAGCACGCGGTAGCCCTCGTAGGCGAGGCCCTTGTCGTAGAGCGTCTTGAACGCCCAGAGCACGCTCTCCATGTAGCCGAGGTCGAGGGTCTTGTACCCGCGCTCGAAGTCGACCCAGCGGGCCTGGCGGGTGACGTAGTCCTGCCATTCGCGGGTGTAGGTGAGCACCGAGTCGCGCGCCTTCGTGTTGAAGACGTCGATGCCCATGGCCTCGATCTCGCTCTTCTCGGTGATGCCGAGCTGCTTCATCGCCTCGAGCTCGGCGGGAAGTCCGTGGGTGTCCCAGCCGAAGACGCGGTCGACCTTCTTGCCGAGCATGGTCTGGAACCGCGGGAAGACGTCCTTGGCGTACCCGGTGAGGAGGTGCCCGTAGTGCGGCAGGCCGTTGGCGAACGGAGGGCCGTCGTAGAAGACCCACTCGTCTGCACCCTCACGCTGCGCGATCGAGGCCCGGAAGGTGTCATCCGTCTTCCAGAAGTCGAGCACCTCGGTCTCGATCTCGGGAAAGCGCGGGCTCGGGGTGACGGCGGCCGGGCCGAATGCGGACTGGGTCCCTGTTGCCTGCCCTGAGCTTGTCGAAGGGCTTGTCGAAGGGCGCGGGTAGGTCATCGTCTCTCGCAGTGTCTGTGCTGGTGGCTGGCGGATGCTGCTGCAAGGACGACCCGTGCTCTCGCGCGGACCGCGGTACCACCCTGCTTATCGTTGGGTTCCTGAGCCTGTCGAAGGACTCAACGATCACTCTCACTGCGGCGATGACGGGCCTGCCCCGCTCGGTTCTACTTGCCTCCCCTCAACAACCCGTGGGTCGCTGAGCTTTTCGAAGCGTTCTTCCGAGAGCTCCCCGGTGATGGCCGGATCACAGCTGATGCGCCCATTCTACGTCTTCGCGCGCTGCGCAGCATCCGCTCGGAACACCCACGCTCCCAGCCACCTCAGCGCTTCGCGCGGGATTCTGCACCAGCCGCGGACGGATTCCGGGAATTCGTCCGCGCGAAGCGCTGTTCTCCGCGCGAAGCGCACGCGTTCAGGCCGCGAGGTGCAGTCCCTGCGCGACGGCGCGCATGATCAGGTCCTGAACGAGCGGCCAGTCGAACATCATCTGGGCGTAGGACACCCGGATGACGTGATACCCGAGGAGCTTCAGCTCGGCATCGTGCCGGATGTCCTCCGAGCGCTGCGCGCCGACATGATGCCTGCCGTCGATCTGCAGCACCAACCGCGCGCCGATCAGCGCATCCACGCGGTGGCCATGTATCCAGGTCTGGATCCGCAGCGGCAGACTCAGCCAGCGCAACCTCGGCCGCAGGTACGTCTCGAGTCCGGCATCCGCGAACGGCGTCGCCTCCGCCAGCACCCGGCGTGCGGCAGGACGCAACGACAGCCGCGACATGGCCGCCATCTCGACCAGCCCCTTGTTGAACGCCGAGTCCCAGGTGGCGAGTGCCTG
This is a stretch of genomic DNA from Microbacterium sp. YJN-G. It encodes these proteins:
- the ileS gene encoding isoleucine--tRNA ligase — its product is MTYPRPSTSPSTSSGQATGTQSAFGPAAVTPSPRFPEIETEVLDFWKTDDTFRASIAQREGADEWVFYDGPPFANGLPHYGHLLTGYAKDVFPRFQTMLGKKVDRVFGWDTHGLPAELEAMKQLGITEKSEIEAMGIDVFNTKARDSVLTYTREWQDYVTRQARWVDFERGYKTLDLGYMESVLWAFKTLYDKGLAYEGYRVLPYCWRDETPLSAHELRMDDDVYKDRQDPSVTVTFPLVGVKAETLGLTAVRALAWTTTPWTLPTNLALVVGPEIEYVVLPGGPNGAADIVPGDDPAESDAHRYLLARDLLGGYAKDLGYESADEALAAVEQSVLGKELEDVAYDHLFDYYADAETWGTENAWRILVDDYVTTTDGTGIVHQAPAYGEDDQRVTNAAGIPTIISLDDGGRFLPSVTDVAGELWMDANTPLIRLLRAAGRMLREQSYVHSYPHCWRCRNPLIYKAVSSWFIRVTDIKDRLLANNEQITWVPENVKHGQFGKWLEGARDWSISRNRYWGSPIPIWKSDDPEYPRVDAYGSLEELERDFGTLPRNPEGEVDLHRPYIDDLTRPNPDDPTGKSTMRRIEDVFDVWFDSGSMPYAQVHYPFENQEWFDSHSPADFIVEYIGQTRGWFYVMHVLSTALFDRPAFTGVSCHGIVLGSDGYKMSKSLRNYPDVSEVLDRDGSDAMRWFLMSSSVLRGGNLAVTEEGIRAGVREFLLPLWNSWYFFATYANASGDGYEATWRTDSTDVLDRYILARLGDLVREVRDDLEGLDSTTASARLRDFVEVLTNWYIRRSRDRFWTGVTDDPKSREAFDTLYTVLETLTRVAAPLVPLISERIWQGLTGGRSVHLTDWPDAAAFPAADDVRDAMDAVRELSSVGNALRKKEKRRVRLPLARLTVVSPLAGDLAQFEGIVREELNVKTVELVQLGESTAADYGISHRLSVNARAAGPRLGKEVQKVIRAAKEGFWTEQDGVVTADGIVLEPSEYELVLETTGRPEGEALALVPGGGFLLLDTQTTPELEAEGMARDAIRVVQEARKNAGLDVSDRIVLALNVSPELAGALQAHSALIAGETLAVGFAVQPTDEMDELVKNVTSPGDGVFRSGVTAIGSQKAPIIVTIDSNVEGESDV
- a CDS encoding endonuclease domain-containing protein, translated to MVVCHSSCTFAGSESFSTDCGQGGFRAARDRAGYRNDSGHQCAHGVHDAAKFGVVITCRTAAQHYDLWLHDASGPPHVAVPPTRTGNVGVAAKVHWGIPLIPRDPDSVIDPIENVLSYIAECEPFEQALATWDSAFNKGLVEMAAMSRLSLRPAARRVLAEATPFADAGLETYLRPRLRWLSLPLRIQTWIHGHRVDALIGARLVLQIDGRHHVGAQRSEDIRHDAELKLLGYHVIRVSYAQMMFDWPLVQDLIMRAVAQGLHLAA